In Fundulus heteroclitus isolate FHET01 chromosome 8, MU-UCD_Fhet_4.1, whole genome shotgun sequence, a genomic segment contains:
- the tnfrsfa gene encoding tumor necrosis factor receptor superfamily, member a, with protein MNFDPVVGKLSVAVATLLLGLVCRAAEPPAPQWSGEDYRNLTLRRLRTCVENEQYLHQGFCCLNCKQGTFVKTPCERDLEQGTCLSCEHGQTYTEHPNGMTRCLPCTHCRLDETEIAACTTTTDTKCQCKPGTFCVPDQACEVCKRCARCKDGEEEVKKCTPFSNTECRRRDPPPTETVTPQPPSVPGAPTKTWFPVLVVLICCVIIATPFILWYLRRQHSCDVPWSKSSCDSSEIVKIPIDESGATAEEKQNNQNAGLEGEEPRPESRPLLQETQAGMTKACPPLEDEDRGLGDSLPNTTSSSQTSLSALPTVSSYGNTPHQSPAGLRALPSDTDDPLGHRLVPLLGSEKSLRKSFDLFDEYLDFRIHNKFFRLIGISDNHIRIAENGAPGDKVYELLKNWMQRQGLKADINDLLDALLSMDQRRSAESIAYAALRKGYYKHAHAP; from the exons ATGAACTTCGATCCGGTGGTCGGGAAACTTTCT GTGGCCGTGGCGACGCTGCTTCTCGGGCTTGTCTGCCGCGCGGCAGAGCCCCCTGCCCCCCAGTGGTCCGGTGAGGATTACAGGAACCTGACCCTGCGGCGACTCAGGACCTGCGTGGAGAATGAGCAGTACCTCCACCAGGGATTCTGCTGCCTCAACTGCAAGCAGG GAACCTTCGTGAAAACACCTTGTGAGCGAGATCTAGAACAAGGAACCTGTTTGTCCTGCGAGCACGGACAGACCTACACAGAGCACCCCAACGGGATGACCCGCTGTCTGCCCTGCACTCACTGCCGGCTAG ACGAAACTGAAATTGCGGCGTGCACAACAACCACCGACACCAAGTGCCAGTGCAAGCCCGGTACCTTCTGCGTCCCGGACCAGGCCTGCGAAGTCTGCAAGCGCTGTGCCAG GTGCAAAGACGGCGAGGAGGAGGTGAAGAAGTGCACGCCCTTTTCTAACACCGAGTGCCGAAGGCGAGACCCGCCTCCCACTGAGACCGTCACACCTCAGCCTCCTTCGGTCCCCGGTGCTCCAACCAAAACCT GGTTTCCTGTGTTAGTTGTCTTGATCTGCTGCGTGATCATTGCCACCCCGTTTATCCTGTGGTACCTACGGAGGCAGCATTCGTGTGACGTACCAT GGTCGAAGAGTTCGTGCGACTCCAGTGAAATAGTAAAGATTCCCATT GATGAGAGCGGAGCCACGGCCGAGGAGAAACAGAACAATCAGAACGCAGGCCTAGAGGGCGAGGAGCCGCGCCCGGAGTCGCGGCCGCTGCTGCAGGAGACCCAGGCCGGGATGACCAAGGCCTGCCCTCCTCTGGAGGACGAAGACCGCGGCCTGGGGGACAGTTTGCCCAACACCACCAGCTCGTCTCAGACCAGCCTGTCGGCTCTGCCCACGGTTTCCTCCTATGGCAACACCCCACACCAGAGCCCCGCTGGCCTCAGAGCGCTGCCTTCAGACACG GACGACCCGTTAGGACATCGATTGGTGCCGCTACTTG GCTCGGAGAAGTCCCTCAGGAAGAGCTTCGACCTGTTCGACGAGTACCTGGACTTCCGGATCCACAACAAGTTCTTCCGACTGATCGGCATCAGCGACAACCACATTCGCATCGCGGAGAACGGCGCGCCCGGCGACAAGGTGTACGAACTGCTTAAGAACTGGATGCAGCGGCAGGGGCTGAAAGCGGACATCAACGACCTGCTGGACGCCCTCCTGAGCATGGACCAGCGGCGGTCGGCCGAGAGCATCGCTTACGCCGCCCTCAGGAAGGGCTACTACAAGCACGCCCACGCGCCCTGA